The Synchiropus splendidus isolate RoL2022-P1 chromosome 5, RoL_Sspl_1.0, whole genome shotgun sequence DNA window AACAAAGTCATGCAGGTTAAAGgcaagttttcattttttattttctggtcTTTCGGCATTTCACGCCAGGAGTTGCCAGAGCAACTCAGCGTCCTCTACATGAGCCAAACTTTATCAGCCTCCCTCGCTGAACCTGCAGTATGCTCTTGACTCCAAGTGAAAACTTGCGCATCTTGTCTCTGCTCAGGGCTTGTCCAAATTAAGTGGAGCGAGAAGTTTCACACGAAAAGAAGAAGTGCCTGTTTTTTTCAGCTGCTATTCTTATGACCCTACTACTGAACTGAACTGGCTTGAATACTTGGGCGTGTGTACTGGCCGGtgtcttgcgatacgatacaggagtggtgatgcgATACATTACAATATActgcgatactgtaagttcagcaatgtattgtaataagaaccatcatcTAAAGGGGGAAAATCAAATAACGTAGTAcgatgttgtttgtttttaaggcGTCAGTCCGACTCTCGGTTAAAATTCACAGTGGAACGGAGGAATGAATCACGCCCTTAATCCATGGATTGCAGAGCGAAAACGTTACCATTAAAcaaatgtcacaaatgcagcagcaagcATCTGTAAGTAATCAggcttacgacctgctcgactaacgtccacccgtacttacgaccacagccagcagatgctttttttttttttttcaccgcaacgggtagcagcccagcaacggGTACCACACTAccatggcagcacagtatcccagcatctcactctcacacagccatctaccactgcagtagtACCTATTACcttcgcgtcggctattttgaagagaattcgacttacgtccagtccgacttacgaccggttggttggaaccgatcccgatTGAAAGtcgaatgttacttgtattgataCAGataacttaaaatatcaagacaatatcacacaatcatgtattgcaatatttcagcaaaaatatcgatCCAACATTGCACAATTaagtatcgcaatatttgagTATTTTggtattttcttacacccctaagAGTACTGTAGAACATCCATCCACTACACCATGGTTTGGCATCTCTTCTCAAATACTGGAcctgaagagcttgtttacctGCGCATACTGGATGTGTAGACAGCATGATCATGTCATACTGCAGATTCATGCGCAGATCTGAAGCCCTGGCAGAGACTCTTTAAACGTGACACTTTAAGTTCATTATAAGACTCTGCTCGTGTGCATTGGTGCCGATTACAGACTCAGAGCCCAGCAGAACCCTCCAGAAAGTCACATTTAATGCTTTATCTTTCAAAATGTTCTCTTGGGGTAGCATGTCTCACAACACCTGAAGGAGGCTCTTGGGGGAGGAGGAGCTTAACTAACTTCAAATCATTCATCAAAGTCATGATGGGGCGGCAAAGCCAAAAGTGCTAGGATTGTCTTTTTTGTCCCACTCCGGCCTCCTTTGTGTCCGAAGCACATCCTGTAGCACTTACCTTTCCCTTGCTTGAACTTCATCATTTAGGCACTTGTATTGTATCCTgacagaaaacaacattttaatctGATACATGATCTGTCAATGACAAATTAAATGTAGTACTATTATTAACGTATAcatgctgccaaaatagtaaataaaatgtaaataatgtaaTGTGCAACTATTTTTAGCGTGTTAACCTTTAAAATCCCAGTAAATGTGTGTCTGCTTACTTCCACATGATTCGATaatgatgtgaaaatgtgtcgtactggtcatgtgactattGCCTGGTGTGCAAACCAAGTCTTTCCTTGTTCATGTCTGCAGGTGTCAGGGATTCATCAAGTCTAGGATGAAGTCTGAGGAAAAGAGAGCACACTTTCGTAGCGGCCATGGTAACTACTGACATTTGCTTTCTAACCAAAACCCAGCACTGTATCCAGCACAGTATATTGAACTGGCATGAAGGGGTCAAGAAAGAAGACACAAGTTGTGTCCTTAGAATAAAAGTGACCACTGTatagatttcattttcaaatcttacttactttttattatttggTGTTCTTAGGTTTAGTTTGGTCAATGCAGTATAGAGTTATACTCCGACGCTGAAACTGAACAGTCAGCAGATGTCAGTAAGTCTTGttagtcaattttttttttccacacaagatTGCACTTAAACTCACAGGGGGCTGAGGTGGAGCTTAAAGTATTTTGTAGACAACGCTTTACACCACCTACAGCGTGAGCTGACACAGCTCAAAAGTTCAGCTCCGAGCGCATGTATCCCCTGGTTGAAGGATTCAATCTGTGCCAGGAGGAGTGATGTTAAGTTCTCATTTGTGCCAGCTGTCTCTCCTTGATGCTCCGAGGCCTGCAGCTTCAGTCAGGGAGCCCAGAGCCTCAAGTCTTGCTGTGTGCATTGACTTTGTGAGTTTCTCTGGGGCAGTTTCAGCTCAATGCTGTGATGgtactatttatttttttgtctgggaaatgaaacaactttcagtatttttaaaacatattgtACGCCTCAACCCAAGAACCCAGCTTGTGTTTGTATAACTGAAACATCTAACACAGGTCAAGACGGCAACTGTTTTCATTCTATAAATTTTGCTTTTAATGCATACTGAAGTGAAACATTACTATAAATAATTCACATATGCTTATGATATTATTTTGTATGACAAAGTCTCCAATGAGAGAGATACTGGTAGTATTTGTTCATATCCAAGTAATAGCATCTTGTGGACCTTTCTTTTAGTACCGTTCTCTGGAATAAAGACTTACATTGACCCGGACACATATGAAGACCCCACTCAGGCTGTGGAGGAATTTGCCCGGGAGATTGACCCTTCTTACATCTGCATCGAGAGAGTCATTGGGAcaggtatttattcatttattcatgctgCAAATAGAAATTAAAGGCCAAATAAGTGTCTGCTGACTTACATTGAAACTGCATCAATATATCATCCAACGATTGATCCAGCAaactaaaatatgaaacacGCCTGCCCTCTGGCGGTCATAACTTATAACACCACTCCTGAAATTTTGTCAACAAGTGTCATCCTGGCTGTAGGATTTATAAATGCCATAGAAGGCTGAGTCTCCAGGCTACACTGACCTGTCTCCACAGGAGAATTCGGCGAGGTGTGCAGTGGCAGACTACGTTTGCCTGGAAGGATGGACATCGCTGTGGCCATCAAGACGCTGAAAGGTGGTTATGAAGATCACCAACGGAGAGAATTTTTGCGCGAGGCCTCCATCCTGGGACAGTTTAACAACCCAAACATCATCAGGCTGGAGGGAGTGGTCACGAAAAGTGAGTATTGGGTGAGTGCCAGAGGCATTTTCCACATCTTTAATTGTGCATTCTTGTTTGGATCACCAGGCAGGCCAGTGATGATTGTGGTGGAGTACATGGAGAATGGAGCTCTGGACACATTCCTACGAGTAAGAAGGGAACTATACtgcgttttcattttttttttcctttaattcAGCTATATATGGACGTGGAACATAATTATCTGGACACAAATAGAATCGTCTGCTGATGAGAGTCAGGCACTCActgctcttgttttattttattttattttattttattttattttattttagttgcgCATTCTTCTTGACTGACTGAGGAAGTAGACCTTAAACGTACCTCATGTGACTGTCATGAAAAGtggatgaacaaaataaaaagataaacaTTTATAAAATTTGGGTAATGGGACTGAGAACTCATGTGAATATTGGTTACTCCTCGGACATACCATGCCTAAGCCTGGAATCTTTTGGAGTGCTTCTGTTCTGcaccactactgccacctgctgtacaggttttgtactgttttttttagttattgttCAGTGAATTTCTATTTCATTCACAAAGCTGAAACTGGAGTGGTTCAGGCCTGAAGAATGGTGATGACGTCAGCCACTTCTAACTTCTTCAATAGCGTCATTTTCTACCACCACCTTGGGTCTTGTTCCAGCAATCGATTCCTTGTGGttgtgtctctgtgtttgtgtacatACATGCATGTGTGTCTTAACATTATGGTGGCGTACATTTAGCATCTAAACAACTGCGTCTGCTCTTCCAGACCCGTGATGGTCAGCTGACGGTCCTCCAACTGGTCGGGATGATGCGAGGCATCGCGGTCGGGATGACCTACCTCTCAGATGTGGGCTTCGTTCACAGAGATCTGGCCGCCCGCAACATCCTGGTGGATGAGAACCTGGTGTGCAAGGTGTCTGATTTCGAGATGTCCAGGGTCCTGGAGGATGACAGCGATGTGAATTACAAGGCCTCTGTGAGTTTTTCAAGAGACATCAGAAGCTGTTGAAACAGCCTTTCAATCGTTTTTCTGAAGATCTGCTTTCATCAGAGGGGAAAGGTCCCAATCCGCTGGACAGCACCTGAAGCTATTGCTTACGGCAAGTTCTCCTCGGCGTCTGATGTTTGGAGCTTCGGCATTGTTATGTGGGAAGTCATGTCGTATGGGGAACGGCCATACTGGGAGATGTCCAATCAAGACGTGAGTTTGTTCGAGGCGATGATCCAATGATGAGGATTCAACACTCTCCTAACTGTGactgctgtggacaggtcaTCCTCTCCATCGAAGAAGGTTACCGTCTGCCAGCACCAATGGGGTGTCCAATGACACTGCACCAACTGATGCTGCACTGCTGGCAGAAGGAGCCCGGACCTCGGCCGCACTTCAGCGACGTGCTGTCATTTCTAGACAAACTCATTATCAATCCCAGCAACTTGCTCAGTCTGGTGAATGATGCACAGAGGTAGGTGTTCCCGCACTCACCACAATGCTTCCTCTCCACAATGGTtcactctctttttttctctagtCATTTgtccagaaacaaaaacaggaaaccGTGTTATATTGAGTCTCTTCAGAATGTTCCATGATGCCCAAGCTCCACGTGGATTTGCAACACATTTAAGTGACTCTGAACTCACTATTATCTCTGAATTGGTCTCATTTAAAGGATGGAGATAAAACTAATTTGACTTCACTGAAGAaatgaaatacatgaaaagTTCTTTAATATTTGAGACCGAATGATACACAAAATGAACATGTCAAATGTCTCTTCCAGGCCATTCAATTCACTGTAACAATAGTTAGATATCCATGTCGAAAACTGACTCCCTTTCACTGTCTCTGCTCAGTTTCACCGAATCCCCTGTAGAAATGTTGGACTATCCTCTCTTCATCTCCATTGGCGACTGGCTGGACTCCATCAAAATGAACCAGTATAAGAACAACTTTATCGCAGCAGGATACACAACACTGGATTCAATTTCAACCATGACAATAGAGTAAGCGAACCAGATtatgtctgtttttattgttcccCAAGGGGAGGCATGCAAAACAATGATTTAATAACCCTATGATCTGCATGCTTTCCGGTTGAACGTGTGCATGTCATAGCCAGTGCTTTACAGTATgtatgcagtatatatatatatatatatatatatatatatatatatatatatatatatatatatatatatatatatatatatatatatatatatatatatatatatatatatatattgtttctgACTGGTGCCTAACTTTAAAGTAATAAGATGGTACTTATAGCATCAGAAGATAAATAGTACGAGGCTATTATTGATCTGCAATATCTCCCTTGGCCTCTCCTTGTTCATATCTTTTATAACTCTTCGTGAAGAAATAAAAGGAATTAGAACAGACCAAATACAGTGGATGactggaaataaaaacacctCAAAATGCAATAGtacaaatgataaaataaaataaaaaaattctggTTGGTGTGAGGGAGAGGTGTGTCGAGCGGTCCACCACTGAAATCTTAGGTTTATAACAGACATGGTTGGCAGAAGGAAGGAGAGAATCCCTGCAGACACTGCTGTTTTGTGGCAAACCAGGATGAAGTCTGGACTAGATTTGTGTTTTATATCGTCACGTTCTACTCAATTATCTGCTGCAGCGCAGTCATCTTGAGCGTTAGTGGTTGAGTGAGAAAGTGTTGTTGCCTTTTAAATCCCTGACCTTTTTATATCCCCTGCAGAGACATCAGACGAATTGGAGTCTGTTTGATTGGGCACCAGAGGAGAATCATAAGCAGCATACAGTCACTGCGCCTGCAGTTCCACCATATCCAGCAGAACGGATTTCAAGTGTGAAACCACTGAGACAGAAACTGGATCAAACTAGAGGGTCACATAAACTACTAGATCTTGCAGGTACAAACAACCTCTCACGTGAGGAGCTACAAGGCCAAACGTGGCCTGGTCAACTTGGATCATGCTCACTGCAGCCACCACAACTACCAACCTCTGTTGTCATTGGCCAGATGTCGGTCTACAAACGATAGTTGCATCCACTTGAAGAGTCAAGTGCCGACCATTACCTCTTTTCCAAGTGACAATCCGAGGGTTTCTGCTGCATCCAAAGCGTCTCATGTCTTATACCTCGTGAGGAGAAATGACACAGAGGGGATTTATGGTAATAAACACCACAATGTGGGGTTCTAATAACATCTATCCAGGCTGGATCAGTTGAATGGTAAATACAATCATGTTTTTAGAACTGAAAGACCACTGAATGTCAAACAAGATTTTTTAAAGATGTGTTCAACCCTCCCAATAATGCAGTATGTCTTGTACTAAAAGTCTTGTGAAAGGTGTATGTTTTACTCAGTAATAAACAAATCTATTTTAAACAGTTCTCCTTCAGTCATTCGCTGTTGTAAGTCGGTGTGCGTGACTGGCTCCTGTTCAGTGCTTCAGTGCTGTCAAGGAAAACAGTGAGCAACCTGTCGAATGCCACTTGGAAGGACAGCTTTTACTGACATCAACAATCTCCAGGTGAGAATGTATCAGGACGGACAACAATCGGATATACTGGATGATAAAAAGGAAGAGGAAAGAATGAAACTCTTACAAACCTTCATTTTTGAAACAAGATTTATAAGCTCTTTTAGAGATTCCTCTCAAGAAGTTGAACCAAAATATGGAGagaacatatttacatattgGAACTTCAGCCATAAATGCATGTGTAGtgttaaataatgtgaaaattattactattattagcAATAACAATGTGTGTTTTCAATCTTTTTAAAGATTATTCTTTCATCACGATTCGTTTGTTTTATAATAGTGTGTAACTGTTTCATTATGAATTGACCCGCATGGTTTTAAATCTTGTTTTGAGGACATCctaaattatatttcatatcgGTAAGTCGTTTAGAAAAGACTTCACTCTGCAAATGTAAACCCCTGTTACGCATGCCATCGTCTTTGCTCTCAGCTATTTGACTGCATCAGTTCACTCAGGTTTGCCAAACATGAGCTATCGCCAGTAGAAAGATAAAGTGCATTACCTTTTCTGGCCTCTTGGTGGCAGACTAGAGGCCGCCCCTGTCACCCAGCAACGGTGTAAATAAGCGTCCTCAGCCCGGAAGCCTCTGCTAACACTGATTTCAAACAAGTTCCCAGCAAACCCGCCAGGACCAGCGCTGTCTGCGGCTTGGGAGCGCGTCTACGTCCTTAAACCACAGGTAAAATCTAAAGTCTTGCTCTGCGCTGTTTGAATCTAAACTCCGGGTTACATGTCACTGCTAGCTTCAGCGCCCCGAGACCCAACACGACAGCGTGTTAGCTGCTCTGCTCCGGGTTTATGCCGTTAAAACTGTGGCCTCCCCCGCAGTTCCGATTGTGTTTCCACCTGAGAACCTGAGAGCTGGACGTCGCTCTCCACAAGTGGAAGGAGGGAACGATGCACTGCCGGGCGTTAGCATTAGCTGGCGAGGCAATAAGAGATTAACAGTAGCAGTGAGCGAGTGTCACTAAGCGTTTTAGCTTAGCTGGAGATTTAATGGAATCGTAATGAGGTAAGTATAGCAGTTTTTCAGGTGTCAGGTAAAGTAAAAGTTCTGCCGTGACTAACACAGGTAATAAAGTAACTCGGTCATCTGTGTGCTACCGTCATATAACACTCTTTTGACTTGATCCCAATGTGACCGAGACAATGGCCACTGACGCCTGAACACAGTCGAAAGGAATCGGCGAATGTTTTCCTGACTCTTCTTAAATGCTGAAACTCTCACAGACCTGACGACAGCTGATGGTCGCTGGCTGCCGATGGGGCTGTTCGACAAGTTGGCAGGATGGCTGGGCTTGAAGAAGGAGGTCAACGTTCTGTGTTTGGGTCTGGACAACAGTGGGAAAACCACCATCATCAACCAACTCAAGCCGTCTAATGTGAGCGTTTCTACTGGACCTTGTGCTGAGCCAAGTCCTTCATGCGTATTGCCCAGAAAGgaggataataaaaacacaatcatACATGTATTTACAATccgaatcagctttattgccatggtcagtgagaaggattccaccaactaggaaagtgctttggaataacgtgcattAATGAACaaaagcataataataataataaagatgcTCAGAATTATATTTCTTTCAGCCTCGTGGTCAAGCTAAGCCTAATAAAAGTTTTGTTTGTGCATcaactcaactttttttttttttgtctcaggcTCAGGCTCAAGACATCGTCCCAACCATCGGTTTCAACATAGAGAAGTTCAAGACATCCAGGTTGGTAGTTGTCGTCTCCTGCAACTTCAAGTCCTGGTAGTTCAGACCACATTTTCGGGTCACTCGCTTCAAGTACTGGAAACTGTTCATGCCTGTTTTTTATACAGTAGCCATAGAACAAAGTGTAACTTGCAGGTGGTGTGTTTGTCCCACTAAAATCCATTTGTACATCAAattacactgcctggccaaaaaaaaaaaaaagccgccacctggatcctggatctggggttgctgcacttggtcaggtctaggttcagcaacattctgtgctcaaagaatgaggtcagctgaccacctgaatatactgaatgaccaggtggatgttttcttccctgatggcacgggcatatttcaagatgacaatgccaggattcatcgggctcaaattgtgaaagactggttcagggagcatgagacatcattttcacacatggattggccaccacagagtccagaccttaaccccattgggaatctttgggatgtgctggagaagactttgcgcagcggtcagactctaccatcatcaatgcaagatcttggtgagaaatgaatgcaacactggatggaaataaatcttgtgacattgcagaagcttatcgaaacaatacCAGAGCGAATGCGTGCTGTAAAGCTAAAGGTGGtccaacaaaatattagagtgtatgacccttttttttggcCTGGCAGTGTATAAGAGCAGTGAAAAAAACGAAGAGATGTTTCATCTTTTACATCACTGTGACATGTAGTGAGTAACAGAAACCTCTCTGGCCCTGCAGTCTGTCCTTCACAGTGTTCGACATGTCTGGTCAGGGCAGGTACCGAAACCTGTGGGAGCATTACTACAAGTGAGTTTGGGAagcggaaaaaaaaatcatctaaaGAAGTTGAACATTTTTTAATGCTCCTACTCTGTTGTTAATTTCAGGGAGGGCCAGGCAATCATATTTGTCATTGACAGTGCTGATAAGCTGCGGATGGTTGTAGCCAGAGAAGAACTGGAGACATTACTGAACCATCCTGGTGAGAAGCCTGTGTCTCTTCTTAGCCCATAGTGTTAATTTGCTTCAGTTTTGTGTGAGGCAGTTACAGTAAAAGAAAGAATAACTGGTGAAACTCTGTGTcctgtggttttgttttcagatATTAAGCACCGGAGAATCCCCATCCTGTTTTTTGCCAACAAGATGGACGTCAGGGACGCGCTGTCTTCAGTGAAAGTGTCGCAGCTGCTGTGTTTAGAGAACATCAAGGACAAACCCTGGCATATCTGGTAAGAACGCTCCAGTAGAAATAGAAACTATACCACCAAAAACACTACCCACTATGAGACTTTTATATCCCACAAAAAATATTCGACAAACACacgacacactcgctgcattggacttgcatacatgaatacGACGACAGCATGACCGCatgccgcgctctccagctccgcagcgttcaacagttgtggagagtttgaTTCACAATGGTAGTTTTAAACCTATTTTTAATACAGAAACCATTTGTTtctgacactggtcgactctgagtctctagatctgtgtttgttttattagatggactgcttctcataggttctctgacgctgTCATCTGCCTTGGTTCTTATCAACACATGATAGCAGGCAGCGTTGATTCTACACCCCGGCATctcttagggaccatcaacaaattctgattcgGTCAAAGAATTAATGAAGTCTTCAAACATgccaatgaacaaaaacattgtaggagagagaattgtgaaaatattttccatTACACTAAACAAAGGACTGACGCTTTGTATAATGAGTTTGAGAATAGACTTTGACTATaagatcatttattcacatgatttctaacaTTTCTTCTATAGCATctgggaaatgtgtccagatgggtcGAAGTAAACTGTCAAGAGACGTGAGATACATTAGGGACAGCAGACAGACTCAGAcaggctcaatttaacccctaaataaagctggcagagcagtctgtcagacacgaccgggttctaccagagacgtgaaacattgagtttctcatcacAACACTTAGTTAGCTATTATATTTAACatatacaaataataatgaGATGAGATGGAAACTCCACTAATGCATTTCAAGACAAACTGCACTGTGTCCAACAGATGTAATAGAATAGAAATGTATCTAtatgataattatcattatcgcagaaatgacaacatttatcatgatatatttttttgtccatgttgCCCATCCCTAGTTTGGACTGTGACAGATACAGTCCTCGATCAAACATACCATTGCAGCACCACACATTTGTCTCATGGCGCTGCGAGGCAGAGGGAGGCAGACTTCTGTCTCAGCTGTCTCATCTGTCACATGGGCATGAATTGGTGACACTGCCGAACATGGATCAGAGCGACTGACTTGTTAGTGAAGACGCTGTGGTGCCCCTCTGGTGGGGTCTCTACTGTCTCTGTTAAACTCTTCTGTTGTGTTTAGCAAACAAACTCTTCCCAGCTTTTAAAACCCAACCAGCTGACCAGTGATGTCACTGACTTGCTGTGTTCTCCTCTGTGGATCTATGTGACGTGGGAGCGAGCACCAACCCTTGTACATCGCAGGCTACACTAACTGTTGACCATAATGCATAGAAAGGAAGGTCTTGGATACAGGACCATTGACTGAATGGGAAGGCGGTGGTCAATCCCAGTCACGGCAACTATGTGTCTAGTCACCACAACACATAAGCAAATTTctaaagcctttttttttcatatacacCTGTCGACTCCTTAACCCTCAATGTTTCAGCTGACTAGATGGAAGTtgtcttttgtttcatttacttttttttttttttgaaatacttttagttttgtgcgttgaatgccaaacatagatctttcaaacattttaaacaaacaaaaagtaaaggTTGATGCTTCAGTTGTTTACCATGTCAATATTGTTTTACAGTGATACAAACGCTTTGAAGGGGGAAGGATTGCAGGAGGGAGTGGACTGGTTACAAGGTACGCTTTATTTATAAGTAGTAAATGTCTGCCTGCTGGTGAGGTCCCTGGTTTATCTGGTGCTTCACCGCCGTTTTATTCctactttctttgtttttgcttttagaTCAGATCAAAGCCATGAAAACGTGAGGCGGAAGGATGCATTTGGAAGAGTGGAACTGTCTTATAGAGTCTCACAAAACCACATATTTTCAAGGTATTTCAGGGACAACGCCGGTCAAAGCTTCTTTTGTTTATGGCAGGTTTTATGTTGAAGCCCTGCAGTGATGCATCATGTGGTCTGAACCTAAACGTAAGCTGCAGCCTATTACATGAATCATTTTCGTCTCTTTGTAGTTGAAAAGTTTCCTGTGTCTTCAACTTAAATATCTTTATTTATCTATACATCATCTTAAGGAATGTTGAAATGATCATAACTCTTCATCATTTGCTGTGTTAGAATTGTACATATATGAGGAGTAGTGGTGAGTGGAAGCAGTGTAAATATATAGTCACAAGATGTTTTTTGAAATAAGTGAGTGATTATTTATAAGATAGTGTTGAATGTTTGCCTTATTTACTGCTAAAGCAAATAACTGCAAATGATTAGAAGAAAGAGTAATGATCCACATCTGCAGgctgctttgttattgtgttattgtaattcattgtctttttttttttttaattgatgtgGCTTGGAGGAATggaactttgttttgttttaataccCAACAATTTCCTGATGAGTCAGTTTGAAGTTGCTGTCTCGACTGTTGTGAGTTCAGATTTATGTAGTGTCACTCTGAACGTGGTGAGTCTgagtcatgttttttgttttgtttttctcacaaaATTGTATGGCCATGTTTCAGTTAATGGATTCATAGCAGCTAAACAAGCCATTTTAAGAACAAATGAAGAGAatcttttactttgaaagtatTGACCACTAGCAGATTAACAGGCTTTTATTCTAGTATTCAACTAAAAGACAGCTGGGATTTCATGCTCCTGAACTTCATCGTGAACCGTTTCCTTGGTGATGATCTAAAGTCTGGATTGGATCGTAGCCAAACTCTGaaaaaatgttaatgtttttaGATTATTAGCAATGCATTTGTTGATTTTGACTTATCAGACATTttctttgccatttgttttatgCTTCTTCAGTTTAATAACAAAACACCAGCCTATTGAGTTGTTGAGTTAATGCTTGAACCGTAGACCGAttcttttttactttacttGGATGAGACACAAGATGACAAAGAGACTTGTAGTTTGAACTCGCCAGTTAGTTTTCATCATGACGTAGTCTGATCcgttgacatgttgaatttcagcTTTCAAGCGTGTTTGCTTATTTCCAGTGactgaataataaatgtaatcataaacaaaaagaaagctCTATTTTTGATTTCTCTGTTCCACGAATGcgctctccccctctctctccctcccccccttCTCCCTTTATCAGCAGCTCAAGTCCTGCCACCAACAGCTGCTCATTAAGTCATGACACCCTGCACTGTTTCGAGCTGACACCTTCGTTGTGAAGAAGACTTTTCGTTGACTTTAGATCTGGATCGCTCCGTCCCTCTGCTGCGCCCCA harbors:
- the arl6 gene encoding ADP-ribosylation factor-like protein 6, producing MGLFDKLAGWLGLKKEVNVLCLGLDNSGKTTIINQLKPSNAQAQDIVPTIGFNIEKFKTSSLSFTVFDMSGQGRYRNLWEHYYKEGQAIIFVIDSADKLRMVVAREELETLLNHPDIKHRRIPILFFANKMDVRDALSSVKVSQLLCLENIKDKPWHICDTNALKGEGLQEGVDWLQDQIKAMKT